A single genomic interval of Bradyrhizobium sp. sBnM-33 harbors:
- a CDS encoding YcjF family protein — translation MSEKTPHRRPATFKLGDPGVIVIDPEETGRPARGTVQITPEADPATLPVPVDAPRAPLRRGFRWGALFWSAVGGLVLLGTGLGVVNLIEDLFARSQTLGYVALAFAVAAGLALTVVIAREAFGLARLAAIEKLHQRAAEVLRSDDRAESRAVVNDLLKLAHQNPQLARARATLAGHADDIIDGADMIKLAERELMAPLDEEARRLVSTAAQRVSVVTAVSPRALIDVLFVFVAAMRLIRQLARLYGGRPGTLGMLSLLRHIIGHLAVTGGMAVGDSLVQQMLGHGIAAKLSQRLGEGVLNGLLTARLGLAAIDVTRPLPFTALPRPALSDLAKDLLSKREDEA, via the coding sequence ATGAGCGAGAAAACGCCGCATCGGCGGCCGGCGACATTCAAGCTCGGCGACCCCGGCGTCATCGTGATAGATCCGGAGGAGACCGGCCGCCCTGCCCGCGGTACGGTGCAGATCACGCCGGAGGCAGATCCCGCAACGCTACCTGTACCGGTCGATGCGCCCCGTGCGCCGCTTCGCCGCGGCTTTCGCTGGGGCGCGCTGTTCTGGTCGGCCGTCGGCGGGCTGGTGCTGCTCGGCACAGGGCTCGGCGTCGTCAATCTGATCGAGGATCTGTTCGCGCGCAGCCAGACATTGGGCTACGTCGCGCTGGCATTTGCGGTGGCAGCCGGACTGGCGCTGACCGTCGTCATCGCGCGCGAAGCGTTCGGCCTGGCGCGGCTGGCGGCGATCGAAAAGCTGCACCAGCGCGCCGCCGAGGTGCTGCGCAGCGACGACCGCGCCGAGAGCCGTGCCGTCGTTAACGACTTGCTCAAGCTCGCGCATCAAAACCCGCAACTGGCGCGCGCCCGCGCCACGCTGGCAGGCCACGCCGACGACATCATCGACGGCGCCGACATGATCAAGCTGGCCGAGCGCGAACTGATGGCGCCGCTCGATGAAGAGGCGCGCCGGCTGGTTTCAACGGCCGCACAGCGCGTTTCGGTCGTGACCGCGGTGAGCCCGCGCGCGCTGATCGACGTGCTGTTCGTGTTCGTCGCCGCAATGCGCTTGATCCGGCAGCTGGCGCGGCTCTATGGCGGCCGGCCCGGCACGCTCGGCATGCTCAGCCTGTTGCGCCATATCATCGGCCATCTCGCCGTCACCGGCGGCATGGCGGTGGGCGACAGCCTGGTGCAGCAGATGCTCGGTCACGGCATCGCCGCAAAACTCTCGCAACGGCTCGGCGAGGGCGTGCTCAACGGCCTGCTCACGGCAAGGCTGGGATTAGCCGCGATCGACGTCACACGCCCCTTGCCGTTCACGGCACTGCCGCGCCCTGCGCTCTCCGATCTCGCCAAGGATTTGCTGAGCAAGCGCGAGGATGAGGCGTGA
- a CDS encoding SDR family oxidoreductase, protein MRVTGKVVVVTGGANGIGKAMCEAFHRAGAAKVVVADIDPDGARAIATPIGGAAFKCDVGKEKDVYHVIEETEHQFGPIALFCSNAGIGGGFDPLSVNAGGDSDEPWQRSWAVHVMAHVYAARHLIPRMKARGGGYFLNTISAAGLLSQVGSPAYSTTKHAAVGFAENLAISHKADNIKVSILCPQGVDTNMLRSIPKGPQSGDGDLSPEQVAQDVLKGLEAETFVILPHPQVLGYMRKKTENYDRWIAGMAKIQAKMREAYGK, encoded by the coding sequence ATGCGGGTGACGGGCAAAGTCGTGGTTGTCACCGGCGGCGCCAACGGTATCGGCAAGGCGATGTGCGAGGCCTTCCATCGTGCAGGCGCCGCCAAGGTTGTTGTCGCCGATATCGATCCCGATGGCGCGCGAGCCATCGCCACGCCGATCGGTGGGGCGGCCTTCAAATGCGATGTCGGAAAGGAGAAGGACGTCTATCACGTCATCGAGGAGACCGAGCATCAATTCGGCCCGATTGCGCTGTTCTGCTCCAATGCCGGCATCGGCGGCGGTTTCGATCCACTGTCGGTAAATGCCGGCGGAGACTCCGACGAACCGTGGCAGCGAAGCTGGGCCGTTCATGTCATGGCCCATGTCTATGCGGCGCGCCATTTGATTCCGCGCATGAAGGCCCGCGGCGGCGGCTATTTCCTCAACACGATTTCGGCGGCAGGCCTGCTGTCGCAGGTCGGCAGCCCGGCCTATTCGACCACCAAGCATGCTGCCGTCGGCTTTGCCGAAAACCTCGCGATCTCGCACAAGGCCGACAACATCAAGGTCTCGATCCTGTGCCCGCAGGGCGTCGATACCAACATGCTGCGCTCGATCCCCAAGGGCCCGCAATCCGGCGACGGCGATCTCTCGCCGGAGCAGGTGGCGCAGGACGTGCTGAAGGGGCTGGAAGCGGAAACCTTCGTGATCCTGCCGCACCCGCAGGTGCTCGGCTACATGCGCAAGAAAACCGAGAATTACGACCGCTGGATCGCGGGCATGGCGAAGATCCAGGCCAAGATGCGGGAAGCTTATGGCAAATAG
- a CDS encoding NAD(P)/FAD-dependent oxidoreductase, which produces MRKAFDMIVVGARCAGSPTAMLLARKGYRVLAVDRSSFPSDTISTHLLHPLAVSALSQWGLLDRLVATGCPPIHTYSFDFGAFTISGAPGTDENPIAYCPRRTILDKLLVDAAAESGAEIRQGFTVEEIILEGERAVGIKGRSKQGGSVTEYADAIVGADGRHSMVSEAVHPEHYRQKPPLLAGYYSYWSGLPMNGRFETYIREKRGFAAIPTHDDLTLVIAGWPYAEFAKNKKDIESNYLKAIDLAPDFAKRLRSATREAPFAGTAVPNYFRKPYGPGWALVGDAGYNKDFITAQGILDAFRDAELCATALDESFSGARPFEDAMDEYQRTRDAQVGAMYEFTCDLATLEPPPPDLQRLLGAVHGNQVAMDGFVRLNAGTISPTEFFAPQNTAAIFAAAASRAHSVGATAESSP; this is translated from the coding sequence ATGCGCAAGGCATTTGACATGATTGTTGTAGGCGCGCGCTGCGCCGGTTCGCCAACGGCGATGTTACTGGCCCGCAAAGGGTATCGGGTACTGGCGGTGGACCGCTCATCATTCCCGAGCGACACCATCTCCACTCATCTCCTGCATCCCCTCGCTGTGAGTGCCCTCTCGCAATGGGGACTGCTCGATCGGTTGGTGGCGACCGGATGCCCACCTATCCACACCTACTCCTTCGACTTTGGCGCTTTCACGATTTCCGGAGCCCCAGGCACGGACGAGAATCCAATCGCCTATTGCCCGCGGCGGACGATTCTCGACAAGCTGCTCGTCGACGCCGCGGCCGAATCCGGTGCGGAGATCCGTCAGGGTTTTACCGTCGAGGAGATTATTTTGGAAGGCGAACGTGCGGTCGGCATCAAGGGTCGATCCAAGCAGGGCGGTTCCGTCACCGAGTATGCCGACGCTATCGTTGGGGCCGACGGACGACACTCAATGGTCAGTGAGGCGGTCCACCCTGAACATTACCGCCAGAAGCCGCCACTTTTGGCTGGTTACTACAGCTATTGGAGCGGGCTGCCCATGAACGGCCGATTTGAAACCTATATTCGCGAGAAGCGTGGATTTGCGGCAATCCCGACCCACGACGACCTTACGCTCGTAATTGCCGGATGGCCGTACGCGGAGTTTGCGAAGAACAAGAAGGACATCGAGAGCAACTATCTCAAAGCAATCGATTTGGCGCCAGACTTCGCGAAGCGGCTGCGCAGCGCAACACGCGAAGCGCCGTTCGCGGGCACGGCCGTCCCGAACTATTTTCGAAAGCCCTACGGCCCCGGTTGGGCTCTCGTGGGGGACGCCGGTTACAACAAGGACTTCATTACCGCACAGGGAATTCTCGATGCCTTCCGCGATGCCGAACTCTGCGCGACAGCACTCGACGAGTCTTTCTCAGGCGCACGGCCATTCGAGGATGCCATGGATGAATATCAGCGCACCCGAGACGCGCAGGTTGGGGCGATGTACGAATTCACTTGCGATCTCGCAACGCTGGAGCCGCCGCCACCCGACCTGCAACGGCTGCTTGGGGCGGTTCACGGCAACCAAGTGGCCATGGACGGATTTGTACGTCTGAACGCCGGTACGATTTCGCCGACGGAATTTTTTGCGCCGCAGAATACCGCAGCGATCTTTGCCGCTGCGGCTTCGAGGGCTCACAGCGTGGGTGCTACTGCTGAAAGTAGCCCTTGA
- a CDS encoding YcjX family protein: protein MPPSFSEIIEEARLSARALLDYGDSFFNPTVRLGVTGLSRAGKTVFITALIHGLTRGGRFPVFEPYASGRIARARLEPQPDDAVPRFDYENHVRTLIEERRWPNSTTDISELRLVIDYQRQNGADRTLTIDIVDYPGEWLLDLPLLNRSFEQWSAESLALSREGPRAKLAAPWHEHLATLQPGGRENEQATLAAAKLFTDYLRAGRDERFAMSLLPPGRFLMPGNLAGSPALTFAPLDVSIDGTAPDGSLWAMMRRRYEAYKDVVVRPFFRDHFARLDRQIVLVDALAAFNAGPEALHDLEAALAGILDCFRIGRSTILSSLFRPRIDRILFAATKADHLHHSSHDRLEAVLRRAVAKAADRAEYAGAAIDVVALSAVRATREAMVARGREKLPSILGTPASGEAANGDTFDGETEVATFPGDLPADPEELFKGGFRGLSSMPSDSADFRFLRFRPPLLERTGKDEPALPHIRLDRALQFLIGDRLQ from the coding sequence ATGCCTCCCAGTTTTTCAGAAATCATCGAGGAAGCGCGCCTGTCGGCGCGGGCACTGCTGGATTACGGCGACAGCTTTTTCAATCCCACCGTGCGGCTCGGCGTCACCGGCCTGTCGCGCGCCGGCAAGACGGTGTTCATCACGGCGCTGATCCACGGCCTGACCCGCGGCGGCAGGTTTCCGGTTTTCGAGCCGTATGCCTCGGGGCGGATCGCGCGCGCCCGGCTCGAGCCGCAGCCGGACGACGCGGTACCGCGGTTCGATTATGAGAACCACGTCCGCACCCTGATCGAGGAACGGCGCTGGCCGAACTCGACCACTGACATCTCTGAACTGCGCCTCGTCATCGATTACCAGCGGCAGAATGGCGCGGACCGCACGCTCACCATCGACATCGTCGATTACCCCGGCGAATGGCTGCTCGACCTGCCGCTGCTCAACAGGAGTTTTGAGCAATGGTCGGCCGAAAGCCTTGCGCTGTCGCGCGAGGGCCCACGCGCAAAGCTCGCCGCGCCGTGGCACGAGCATCTGGCGACGCTTCAGCCCGGCGGCCGCGAGAACGAGCAGGCGACGCTCGCCGCCGCAAAACTGTTCACCGATTATCTGCGCGCCGGCCGCGACGAACGTTTTGCCATGAGCCTGCTGCCGCCCGGGCGTTTTCTGATGCCAGGCAACCTCGCAGGATCGCCGGCGCTGACCTTCGCCCCGCTCGACGTGTCCATTGACGGCACCGCGCCCGACGGTTCGCTGTGGGCGATGATGCGGCGGCGCTATGAGGCCTATAAGGACGTCGTGGTACGTCCGTTCTTCCGCGATCATTTTGCGCGGCTCGACCGGCAGATCGTGCTGGTCGATGCGCTCGCGGCCTTCAATGCCGGGCCCGAAGCGCTGCACGATCTCGAAGCCGCGCTTGCCGGCATTCTCGATTGCTTCCGGATCGGCCGCAGCACCATCCTGAGCAGCCTGTTTCGTCCGCGGATCGACCGGATTCTGTTTGCCGCCACCAAGGCCGATCATCTGCACCATTCCAGCCATGACCGGCTGGAAGCCGTGCTGCGGCGCGCCGTCGCCAAGGCGGCCGACCGCGCCGAGTATGCCGGCGCCGCCATCGACGTGGTCGCGCTATCAGCAGTACGCGCCACGCGCGAGGCAATGGTTGCGCGCGGCCGGGAGAAGCTGCCGTCGATCCTCGGCACGCCCGCATCGGGCGAGGCCGCCAATGGCGATACCTTCGATGGCGAGACCGAAGTGGCGACCTTTCCGGGTGATCTGCCCGCCGATCCTGAAGAGCTGTTCAAGGGCGGCTTTCGCGGCCTTTCCAGCATGCCGTCCGACAGCGCCGATTTCCGCTTCCTGCGCTTCCGGCCACCGCTGCTGGAGCGCACCGGCAAGGACGAGCCCGCGCTGCCTCACATCCGCCTCGACCGCGCCCTTCAGTTCCTGATCGGAGACCGACTGCAATGA
- a CDS encoding AraC family transcriptional regulator, translating into MDALSEVLTSVRMTGAIFYHAECTAPWGFQVPQLQKVAHLLAPGTERLVSYHLVTDGKAVVRFPGEEDIAVGAGDILIIPHGDAHTVSNGSPSTFLDSGASLGEFLAGNLTTMRLGGGGETTRFVCGYFGCERHADRLFLAGLPLMIKINLRGDPAGEWLENSVRHLVSQAGSGRPGRSVLLSKMAEALFIETMRRYMEALPPQQTGWLAGARDPVVGGALALLHRKPRHHWTVDKLAVETGTSRSVLVERFSRFLGEPPLTYLARWRLQLAARMLQTTGEAVLHVAAEVGYDSEAAFNRAFKREFGIPPGQFRRSVFQSGLPGGDR; encoded by the coding sequence ATGGATGCCCTATCGGAGGTGCTGACCTCGGTGCGCATGACCGGCGCCATCTTCTATCACGCGGAGTGCACTGCCCCCTGGGGTTTCCAGGTGCCGCAACTGCAAAAGGTCGCTCACCTGCTTGCCCCCGGGACCGAGCGACTGGTCAGCTATCACCTGGTCACCGATGGAAAGGCGGTCGTGCGCTTCCCGGGTGAAGAGGATATAGCCGTCGGTGCGGGCGATATCCTGATCATCCCGCACGGCGACGCGCACACGGTTTCAAACGGCTCGCCGTCGACCTTCCTCGATAGCGGAGCCTCGCTCGGCGAATTCCTGGCGGGCAATCTCACCACGATGCGGTTGGGCGGCGGCGGCGAGACGACCAGATTTGTCTGCGGCTACTTCGGCTGCGAGCGGCATGCGGATCGGCTTTTCCTGGCCGGCTTGCCGCTGATGATTAAGATCAATCTCCGCGGCGACCCGGCCGGCGAATGGCTGGAGAACTCGGTTCGTCATCTTGTCTCCCAAGCTGGATCGGGGCGACCGGGGCGATCGGTCCTCCTCTCTAAGATGGCGGAAGCGCTCTTCATCGAGACCATGCGCCGCTACATGGAGGCGTTGCCGCCGCAGCAGACCGGCTGGCTTGCGGGCGCGCGCGATCCGGTCGTTGGCGGTGCGCTGGCACTTCTGCACCGGAAGCCTCGGCATCATTGGACTGTGGACAAGCTTGCCGTCGAGACCGGGACCTCGCGCTCGGTCCTCGTCGAGAGGTTCTCCCGCTTTCTCGGCGAGCCGCCACTAACCTATCTGGCACGCTGGCGATTGCAGCTCGCCGCAAGAATGCTGCAGACGACGGGGGAGGCGGTGCTACATGTAGCCGCGGAGGTCGGGTACGATTCAGAAGCGGCATTCAATCGCGCATTCAAGCGCGAGTTTGGTATTCCACCGGGACAATTCCGAAGGTCGGTCTTCCAATCGGGACTCCCTGGCGGCGACAGGTAA
- a CDS encoding pentapeptide repeat-containing protein, with the protein MVTGEPLEKLFSAAETASSQARNIWVTFLLFGTYLAITVGATTHRDLLLENPVRLPLLDVDLNLFTFYWVAPLFFIIFHLYLLIHLYLLASKLHALNVGIEHELRVRSERTAFRQRLDGFPLTQMLAGPHKGPVQAGLVRLMVWVTVILAPVILLLAFQVRFLPYHAEAMTWWHRGCLLVDVALLWALWPRSYPPTAARPRGLTRLTSTLTALALPALALVVALLSVLIATVPDEGVERMLLKTGMLRSAECSRLAESTEESPHPGRVVELLDWSTWRESMPRWDASKLAPRELDLSGIATSSGEAPSDDECKPGPQTWRPTAILFEGPIDHVRGITTSPFARNLVLPNFQITNSESRRRSEFRGRDLRSAYLARAQLASADLQGSILSGVMLDGAELTEARLGCIDRVACVNLERASLRQAKLDRADLSGARLARARLDNASLVDALLPSADAQLADFSSSNLRGADLRNANLTNADLARAALDGADLFDTDLESANLRGASLRAVNAVATRFNGAVLAEVDLRGSRVVSTGLGVDLKAANLIGADLGQVNLSWTVLEPLDSLAARLHLADFRNSVLVRDVNCSLRQSEICEREAALATSDEIRALLPFRLELAPTSPKAVFPQEDWRIVARVAEDSEYSGKLAAFLTDMACNTDGATYLARGITRRLLDAVRPEATLYPLRPIAGRRLLDRSCAGAAGLPTHMISELCEIVPDAPRCKSN; encoded by the coding sequence ATGGTGACGGGCGAGCCGCTTGAGAAGCTTTTCAGCGCTGCGGAAACGGCGAGCAGCCAGGCGCGCAATATCTGGGTCACATTCCTGCTGTTCGGCACATACCTGGCAATTACTGTCGGAGCCACCACCCATCGCGACCTGCTTCTCGAAAATCCGGTCCGGCTACCACTTCTCGACGTGGACCTTAACCTCTTCACGTTTTATTGGGTAGCACCGCTCTTTTTTATCATTTTTCACCTCTATCTTTTGATCCATCTCTATCTGCTCGCCTCAAAGTTGCACGCGCTTAACGTCGGGATTGAGCATGAGCTTCGGGTGCGGTCCGAGCGCACCGCCTTCCGCCAGCGCCTCGATGGCTTCCCACTGACCCAGATGCTCGCCGGTCCGCACAAGGGCCCGGTCCAGGCCGGCCTTGTTAGGCTCATGGTTTGGGTCACCGTTATTTTGGCACCGGTGATCCTGCTCCTGGCCTTCCAGGTACGCTTTCTTCCGTATCACGCCGAAGCGATGACTTGGTGGCACCGCGGCTGCCTGCTTGTCGACGTGGCACTGCTGTGGGCCTTATGGCCGCGCTCGTATCCACCAACTGCAGCTAGGCCGCGCGGCCTTACCCGCCTCACGTCGACACTCACCGCCCTCGCGCTGCCAGCACTCGCATTAGTAGTCGCTTTATTATCAGTTCTGATTGCAACTGTGCCCGACGAAGGCGTGGAACGGATGCTTTTGAAGACTGGAATGCTGCGGAGTGCAGAGTGCTCCCGCCTGGCGGAATCCACGGAGGAGTCGCCGCATCCGGGCCGAGTTGTCGAGCTGTTAGACTGGTCGACTTGGCGCGAGTCCATGCCACGCTGGGATGCAAGTAAACTTGCGCCGCGGGAATTAGATTTGAGCGGGATTGCCACCAGCAGCGGCGAGGCCCCCTCGGACGATGAGTGCAAACCAGGGCCGCAGACCTGGCGGCCGACTGCGATCCTGTTCGAGGGGCCAATCGATCATGTCCGTGGGATCACGACAAGTCCATTCGCCAGGAACTTAGTCCTGCCGAATTTTCAGATAACCAATAGTGAATCGCGCCGCCGTTCTGAGTTCCGCGGCCGCGATCTACGCTCCGCGTATCTGGCACGGGCCCAGCTAGCCAGTGCAGACCTTCAGGGATCTATCCTCAGTGGGGTCATGCTCGATGGAGCCGAACTGACAGAAGCTCGACTAGGTTGCATAGATAGAGTGGCGTGCGTCAACCTAGAACGCGCATCCCTCCGGCAAGCTAAGCTCGATCGCGCCGACCTCTCAGGCGCGCGGCTGGCTCGGGCTCGGCTAGACAATGCCTCATTGGTGGACGCCTTGCTGCCCTCAGCAGATGCCCAGCTTGCAGATTTTTCGTCTTCCAATCTTCGCGGGGCAGACCTCCGCAACGCTAATCTTACGAACGCCGACCTTGCTCGTGCTGCGCTCGACGGTGCCGATCTCTTCGACACGGACCTGGAAAGCGCAAACCTTCGTGGCGCCAGCCTTCGCGCGGTGAACGCAGTTGCCACGCGCTTCAATGGCGCCGTCCTCGCCGAAGTGGATCTGCGCGGCAGCCGCGTTGTTAGTACCGGGCTGGGCGTCGACCTGAAAGCGGCCAATTTAATCGGCGCGGATCTTGGACAAGTCAATCTAAGCTGGACTGTGCTGGAGCCGCTCGACAGCTTAGCTGCTCGGCTTCATCTCGCCGACTTCCGCAACTCCGTGCTCGTCCGCGATGTGAATTGCTCGTTACGCCAATCAGAGATCTGCGAGCGCGAGGCCGCCTTGGCCACCAGCGATGAGATACGGGCGCTTCTACCTTTCCGTCTGGAGTTGGCGCCCACATCTCCTAAGGCGGTTTTCCCCCAGGAGGACTGGCGAATCGTCGCGCGAGTCGCCGAAGATAGCGAATATTCTGGAAAGCTCGCTGCTTTTCTTACTGATATGGCCTGTAACACTGACGGTGCGACGTACCTAGCTCGCGGCATTACGCGGCGGCTGCTTGACGCGGTCCGGCCCGAGGCGACCCTTTATCCTCTCCGTCCCATCGCCGGAAGGAGGTTGCTCGACCGTTCATGCGCGGGTGCAGCGGGTCTTCCTACGCATATGATCAGTGAGCTTTGTGAGATTGTGCCCGACGCGCCAAGGTGCAAATCGAACTGA
- a CDS encoding O-antigen ligase family protein, whose amino-acid sequence MSVWIVVMLPTIDYDTFVKVLAHPAALLPVGLAGLAILGMLWADDTWSARIQGVSPVAKLLVIPLLLFHFQRSKRGHWVFLAFLASCSMLVATSWVLYFLPDLTVAAGKPLGVPVRNYIDQTQEFSLCIFALAAVVVSLVAKGRHAMALACTALLLTFFLNMTFVVVARTAVIYIPVLAALFAIKFLSARAAISLLVLGGLASGLIWSTSPYLRWRVERTVHDFKLARDTDIATSNGERLAYWRTSIDVIAKSPIFGHGTGSTKEIFKAAAQGKSGEWANSVRNPHNQILYVSIQWGLIGSIVLLAMWYFHLALFSATTLIGWIGLIVVVQNFLSSMLNSHLFDFHEGWIYVLGVGVAGGYAIRQKAENFYSLGQRSSP is encoded by the coding sequence ATGTCCGTCTGGATCGTCGTCATGCTGCCGACGATAGACTACGACACATTCGTCAAAGTCCTGGCTCATCCGGCTGCGCTTTTGCCTGTTGGGCTAGCCGGGTTGGCGATCCTTGGAATGCTATGGGCAGACGATACGTGGAGCGCGAGGATTCAAGGGGTAAGCCCCGTTGCAAAGCTCCTGGTAATTCCATTGCTGCTTTTTCACTTTCAGCGGTCTAAACGCGGACATTGGGTTTTCCTGGCCTTTCTCGCGTCCTGCTCGATGCTGGTAGCGACATCGTGGGTCCTGTATTTCTTGCCGGACTTAACTGTCGCAGCAGGCAAACCTCTGGGCGTTCCGGTTAGAAACTACATCGATCAAACTCAGGAATTTTCCCTCTGCATCTTTGCATTGGCGGCAGTCGTGGTCAGCCTCGTAGCGAAAGGACGCCACGCAATGGCTCTGGCATGTACGGCGCTGCTGCTCACCTTTTTTCTTAACATGACGTTTGTCGTGGTAGCGCGAACCGCGGTGATATATATCCCGGTGCTGGCAGCGCTGTTTGCGATAAAATTCCTCAGCGCGAGAGCCGCGATTTCCCTACTTGTTCTCGGGGGACTGGCTAGCGGGCTGATCTGGTCAACATCGCCGTACCTTCGCTGGCGCGTCGAACGGACCGTTCATGATTTCAAACTAGCCCGTGATACTGACATAGCTACCTCGAATGGGGAGCGTCTGGCATATTGGCGAACTTCGATCGATGTGATCGCAAAGTCACCAATTTTCGGGCACGGCACTGGATCAACCAAGGAAATTTTCAAGGCGGCAGCGCAGGGCAAGAGCGGGGAATGGGCGAACTCCGTCCGCAATCCTCATAATCAGATACTCTACGTATCGATACAATGGGGTCTAATCGGCAGCATAGTGCTCCTGGCAATGTGGTATTTCCACCTAGCGCTATTCTCTGCGACCACGCTGATCGGGTGGATCGGACTAATAGTCGTGGTGCAAAATTTTCTGAGTTCAATGCTTAACTCGCACTTATTCGACTTCCACGAAGGCTGGATTTATGTGCTTGGTGTTGGTGTCGCAGGCGGGTACGCGATTCGTCAGAAGGCCGAGAATTTCTATTCCTTAGGGCAGCGATCGTCACCTTGA
- the trhA gene encoding PAQR family membrane homeostasis protein TrhA, translating to MTIFKLKQFASTSIHAAAGAMHWNYDRAELIADGVVHIVGVCFGLIAATTLIVLTAVYAGAFEITVVSVYVAGLLAMLTLSAIYNLWPVSRAKWVLRRFDHSAIYLLIAATYTPFIVELRDSYLAIALLIGVWCIAIAGVVLKLALPGRYDRLAVGLYLALGWSGVTLYDAVVKAVPPLALGFLVAGGVLYSLGVIFHAWQRLRFQNAIWHGFVLLGAACHYTAILDMMILT from the coding sequence ATGACCATATTCAAACTGAAGCAATTCGCATCGACATCGATCCATGCGGCGGCGGGCGCTATGCATTGGAACTACGACCGCGCCGAGCTGATCGCCGATGGCGTCGTACATATCGTCGGCGTCTGTTTCGGGCTTATCGCCGCCACCACCCTGATCGTGCTGACGGCGGTCTATGCCGGTGCGTTCGAAATTACCGTGGTGTCGGTCTACGTCGCGGGCCTGCTCGCGATGCTGACCTTGTCGGCAATCTATAATCTCTGGCCGGTATCGCGCGCCAAATGGGTGCTGCGGCGCTTCGATCATTCCGCAATCTATCTCCTGATCGCCGCAACCTATACCCCGTTCATCGTGGAGCTGAGGGACAGCTATCTCGCGATCGCGCTGCTGATCGGGGTGTGGTGCATTGCGATCGCCGGCGTGGTGCTGAAACTGGCGCTGCCGGGGCGATACGACCGTTTGGCCGTCGGTCTTTATCTCGCGTTGGGCTGGAGCGGCGTCACGCTTTACGACGCCGTGGTGAAGGCGGTGCCGCCACTGGCGCTGGGCTTTTTGGTGGCGGGTGGCGTGCTCTATAGCCTTGGGGTGATCTTCCATGCCTGGCAGCGGTTGCGCTTCCAGAACGCGATCTGGCACGGCTTCGTCTTGCTCGGCGCCGCCTGCCATTATACGGCTATTCTCGATATGATGATCCTGACGTAG
- a CDS encoding L-2-amino-thiazoline-4-carboxylic acid hydrolase — translation MAEIHPFYLAHRDAMEAAMRQRLDLAETMLRERAQLSDIGKIRQEVMDEFEIVLIQMPYVGGAASRMSDFFMRLMGFMAIGRVLRRHCVALPVIGDIERESYKAQLLTVPEAKRLASGRQFMSPENRALLREQAAKSHAEEYPEDFVYDFVEPGPGDNFEFGINYKACGFCKFAGRHGDQEILPHICGLDFEAYATRGIRLERTQTLAGGASHCNFRFSRLEPE, via the coding sequence ATGGCTGAAATTCATCCCTTTTATCTGGCCCATCGCGACGCAATGGAAGCCGCCATGCGCCAGCGCCTCGATCTTGCCGAAACGATGTTGCGCGAACGCGCGCAGCTCTCCGACATAGGCAAAATCAGGCAAGAAGTGATGGATGAGTTCGAAATCGTGCTCATTCAGATGCCCTATGTCGGTGGTGCGGCTAGTCGCATGAGCGACTTCTTCATGCGATTAATGGGCTTTATGGCTATCGGGCGCGTGCTCCGTCGGCATTGCGTGGCGCTCCCCGTAATCGGCGATATCGAACGAGAAAGCTACAAGGCTCAGTTGCTGACCGTGCCGGAGGCCAAACGGCTCGCATCGGGGCGTCAATTCATGTCTCCGGAAAATCGGGCCCTTCTGCGCGAGCAGGCGGCAAAAAGCCACGCGGAAGAATATCCGGAAGATTTCGTCTATGATTTTGTCGAGCCCGGCCCAGGCGATAATTTTGAGTTCGGCATCAATTACAAGGCGTGCGGCTTCTGCAAGTTCGCTGGCCGACACGGAGATCAAGAAATCCTGCCACACATTTGCGGGTTAGATTTCGAGGCTTACGCGACACGGGGCATTCGCCTCGAACGGACACAAACGCTGGCCGGCGGCGCAAGCCATTGCAATTTTCGGTTCTCGCGGCTCGAGCCAGAATAG